In the Pseudomonas sp. DTU_2021_1001937_2_SI_NGA_ILE_001 genome, one interval contains:
- the tcyN gene encoding L-cystine ABC transporter ATP-binding protein TcyN, with product MIEIKGLTKAFKGHTVLKGIDLRIETGEVVAIIGPSGSGKTTLLRCLNLLEEPSGGSLQVGDIHIDANRPMSQQQGLIRQLRQQVGFVFQNFNLFPHRTALENVIEGPVVVKKVAREKAIALARQLLAKVGLAGKEDAYPRRLSGGQQQRVAIARALAMEPQVILFDEPTSALDPELVGEVLNTIRALAEEQRTMVIVTHEMSFARDVANRVIFIDKGVIVEQGEAKAVFANPQQERTRQFLERSRF from the coding sequence ATGATCGAAATCAAGGGCCTGACCAAGGCCTTCAAGGGCCATACGGTGCTCAAGGGCATCGACCTGCGCATCGAAACCGGCGAAGTGGTGGCGATCATCGGCCCCAGCGGCTCGGGCAAGACCACCCTGCTGCGCTGCCTGAACCTGCTCGAAGAGCCTTCCGGCGGCAGCCTGCAGGTCGGCGATATCCACATCGACGCCAACCGGCCGATGAGCCAGCAGCAGGGCTTGATCCGCCAGTTGCGCCAGCAGGTCGGCTTCGTGTTCCAGAACTTCAACCTGTTCCCGCACCGCACCGCGCTGGAGAACGTCATCGAAGGCCCGGTGGTGGTCAAGAAGGTCGCCCGCGAGAAAGCCATCGCCCTGGCCCGCCAGCTGCTGGCCAAGGTCGGCCTGGCGGGCAAGGAAGATGCCTACCCGCGCCGCCTGTCCGGCGGCCAGCAACAACGGGTGGCGATCGCCCGGGCGCTGGCCATGGAACCACAGGTGATCCTCTTCGACGAACCGACCTCGGCGCTGGACCCGGAGCTGGTCGGCGAAGTGCTCAACACCATCCGGGCGCTGGCCGAAGAACAGCGCACCATGGTCATCGTCACCCATGAAATGAGCTTCGCCCGCGACGTCGCCAACCGGGTGATCTTCATCGACAAGGGCGTGATCGTCGAACAGGGCGAGGCCAAAGCGGTGTTCGCCAACCCGCAGCAGGAACGCACCCGGCAGTTCCTGGAACGCAGCCGCTTCTGA